A single Spiroplasma floricola 23-6 DNA region contains:
- the mutM gene encoding DNA-formamidopyrimidine glycosylase, with protein sequence MPELPEVETVVRVLNSKVKGLTIQNVKITYPNLIKTDIKIGEFEEKLKGRKIDNISRIAKHIIFELQDLVLISHLRMEGKWFVYDKGTLYDTKHVEAIFELSDDKFMIYNDTRKFGTFHLQDKLTFRNEKPINKIGPEPFNSTLNGQYLMDIMSKSNKHIKTVLLDQTKISGIGNIYADEILFDSKIHPEKRASALGLKNYNDILKSSIKILNRSIELGGSTIDSYQPEQGIDGKFQRELKVHLRKSKPCFDCGRIIEKIKVNGRGTYFCPECQNLY encoded by the coding sequence ATGCCTGAATTACCAGAAGTAGAAACCGTAGTTAGAGTTCTAAATTCAAAAGTTAAAGGTCTTACTATTCAAAATGTAAAAATAACTTATCCAAATTTAATTAAAACAGATATTAAAATTGGTGAATTTGAAGAAAAACTGAAAGGTCGAAAAATAGACAATATTTCAAGAATAGCAAAACATATCATTTTTGAATTGCAAGATTTAGTTTTAATCAGTCATTTAAGAATGGAAGGAAAATGATTTGTATATGATAAAGGAACTTTATATGATACAAAGCATGTAGAAGCCATATTTGAATTAAGCGATGATAAATTTATGATATATAATGATACAAGAAAATTTGGAACTTTTCATTTACAAGATAAATTAACTTTTAGAAATGAAAAACCTATTAATAAAATAGGCCCAGAGCCCTTTAATAGCACTTTAAACGGTCAGTATTTGATGGATATAATGTCTAAATCAAATAAACATATAAAAACTGTTCTTCTTGATCAAACAAAAATATCAGGAATTGGCAATATTTATGCAGATGAAATTCTCTTTGATTCAAAAATTCATCCAGAAAAAAGAGCAAGTGCTTTAGGTTTAAAAAATTATAATGATATTTTAAAATCTTCAATAAAAATATTGAACAGATCAATTGAGCTTGGAGGTTCAACAATCGATAGTTATCAACCTGAACAAGGTATTGATGGTAAATTTCAAAGAGAGCTAAAAGTTCACTTGAGAAAATCAAAACCGTGTTTTGATTGTGGAAGAATTATAGAAAAAATAAAAGTTAATGGTAGAGGAACATATTTTTGTCCAGAATGCCAAAATCTATATTAA
- the polA gene encoding DNA polymerase I, with product MKNKFLLVDGNALIFRAFYSSYGRATLTTKSGIPTNAVYSFINMLMNIIEKNDYFCIKVAFDKGKKTFRHDKLKDYKAGRAKTPSELIMQFPIVREFLTNANIQWFEADNYEADDIIGTISKILESNKEAETHILTSDQDMYQLISDKTYVLSPQIGTSDLIVYNKEKLFEKWGISPEQVIDYKGLRGDSSDNIKGVTGIGEKTAKELLQEFKTLEDIYNNIESIKGAKQLKLIAGKDDAFLSKEIATIHKDMNLDKIDFTKTEINFANMRDFFIRYEMNSLLKKYSSKNEETTDEIKLEYKILDKWDNTFNDEHNYIYLETLNDNYHVSDVIGLSIVNSKGNFYYSFNTSKEINIFNWTESVIDDQFQAFLLNSKFKTYDVKKTVIAFKKMGYKIKPELFIYDMMIACYILNSNIKSTFEQHIVMIDSSNEIKTFEEIFGKGVKKTHLIDEKIKMDYLVSKSLFIKEYEKEIIKQLQEKEQLNLYEKIEFPFAKVLIDMEVEGIEVDKQELAYQEKEILELLKNLEFEIRGDLKEFIDEDFNIGSPKQLKELLFDKLKLPDYNKGSTDRETLDLLEDKHPVISKIIAFRKYSKLHSTYLKGFEKFIHSDNKVHTIFNQTLTNTGRLSSSYPNMQNISIRDEEQKNVRKIFVTNEENLYLSFDYSQIELRVLADIVKEEKLIEIFSMDRDIHSEAARSIFNLNEEDKVSSEQRRVAKVFNFGILYGLSDFGLAKDLKISIAQAKEYIKAYYKAFPQILKFKEEVIKFGYENGYVETQGNRRRYIYELNNSNYMIKQFGERAAVNAPIQGTAADILKVAMINVFENLNKNKLKSKMVAQIHDEIILLVKKSELEKVKNMVLDIMKEAYNDLLKISNKNREALVKLEINYSQASDWFNLK from the coding sequence ATGAAAAATAAATTCTTGCTTGTCGATGGTAATGCTTTAATTTTTAGAGCATTTTATAGCTCTTATGGAAGAGCAACTTTAACTACAAAAAGTGGTATACCAACAAATGCTGTATATTCGTTTATTAATATGCTTATGAACATTATTGAAAAAAATGACTATTTTTGCATAAAAGTTGCATTTGATAAAGGTAAAAAAACTTTTAGACATGATAAATTAAAAGATTATAAAGCTGGAAGAGCCAAAACTCCTTCAGAACTTATTATGCAATTTCCAATTGTTAGAGAGTTTTTAACAAATGCAAATATTCAATGATTTGAAGCAGACAATTATGAAGCAGATGATATTATTGGAACTATCTCGAAAATTCTTGAATCAAATAAAGAAGCTGAAACTCATATATTAACAAGTGATCAAGATATGTATCAGTTAATATCTGATAAAACTTATGTTTTATCTCCTCAAATTGGAACAAGTGATTTAATTGTTTATAACAAAGAAAAATTATTTGAGAAATGAGGAATTAGTCCTGAACAAGTTATTGATTATAAAGGTTTAAGAGGAGACTCATCAGATAATATAAAAGGTGTTACAGGTATTGGAGAAAAAACTGCAAAAGAATTATTACAAGAGTTTAAAACCTTAGAAGATATCTATAATAATATTGAAAGTATTAAAGGTGCAAAACAGCTTAAATTGATAGCAGGAAAAGATGATGCTTTTCTTTCAAAAGAAATTGCAACAATTCATAAAGATATGAATTTAGATAAAATTGATTTTACTAAAACAGAGATTAATTTTGCAAACATGAGAGATTTTTTTATTAGATATGAAATGAACTCTCTTCTTAAAAAATACAGTTCTAAAAATGAAGAAACTACAGATGAAATAAAATTAGAATATAAGATACTTGATAAATGAGATAACACATTTAATGATGAACACAATTATATTTATTTAGAAACTTTAAACGATAATTATCATGTAAGTGATGTTATAGGATTGTCAATTGTTAATTCAAAAGGTAATTTTTATTATTCTTTTAATACTAGTAAGGAGATAAATATTTTTAATTGAACTGAATCTGTAATAGATGATCAGTTTCAAGCTTTTTTACTAAATTCAAAGTTTAAAACTTATGATGTTAAAAAGACAGTTATTGCTTTTAAAAAAATGGGCTATAAGATAAAACCTGAACTTTTTATCTATGACATGATGATTGCATGTTATATACTTAATTCAAACATTAAATCAACTTTTGAACAGCACATTGTTATGATTGATTCTTCAAATGAAATAAAAACATTTGAAGAAATTTTTGGAAAAGGTGTTAAAAAAACACATTTAATTGATGAAAAAATTAAAATGGACTATTTAGTTAGCAAATCCTTATTTATTAAAGAATATGAAAAAGAAATTATAAAGCAATTACAAGAAAAAGAGCAACTAAATCTATATGAAAAAATTGAATTTCCATTTGCAAAAGTTTTAATTGATATGGAAGTTGAAGGTATTGAAGTTGATAAGCAAGAATTGGCTTATCAAGAAAAAGAAATTCTAGAATTACTAAAAAACTTAGAGTTTGAAATTCGAGGGGATTTAAAAGAATTTATTGATGAAGATTTTAATATAGGATCTCCAAAACAATTGAAAGAGCTTTTATTTGATAAATTAAAGCTGCCAGATTATAATAAAGGAAGCACTGATAGAGAAACATTGGACTTATTAGAAGATAAGCATCCAGTAATTTCAAAAATTATTGCTTTTAGGAAATATAGCAAATTGCATTCAACATATTTAAAAGGTTTTGAGAAGTTTATTCATTCAGATAATAAAGTTCATACAATATTTAATCAAACCCTTACAAATACAGGAAGATTAAGTTCTAGTTATCCCAACATGCAAAATATTTCTATAAGAGATGAAGAACAAAAAAATGTAAGAAAAATATTTGTTACAAATGAAGAAAATCTTTATTTAAGTTTCGATTATTCTCAAATTGAACTAAGAGTACTTGCAGATATTGTCAAAGAAGAAAAACTAATTGAAATTTTTTCAATGGATCGAGATATACATTCAGAAGCTGCAAGAAGTATTTTCAATTTAAATGAAGAAGATAAAGTAAGTTCAGAGCAAAGAAGAGTAGCTAAAGTATTCAACTTTGGGATTCTTTATGGATTAAGTGATTTTGGTTTGGCTAAGGACTTAAAAATATCAATAGCACAAGCAAAAGAATATATTAAAGCATATTATAAAGCTTTTCCTCAAATTTTAAAGTTTAAAGAAGAAGTTATTAAATTTGGTTATGAAAATGGCTATGTGGAAACTCAGGGAAATAGAAGAAGATATATTTATGAGTTAAATAACTCAAATTATATGATCAAACAATTTGGTGAAAGAGCAGCAGTTAATGCTCCAATTCAAGGAACTGCAGCAGATATATTAAAAGTTGCAATGATAAATGTTTTTGAAAATTTAAATAAAAATAAATTGAAATCAAAAATGGTTGCTCAAATACATGATGAAATTATTTTATTAGTTAAAAAATCAGAACTTGAAAAAGTTAAAAATATGGTTCTTGATATAATGAAAGAAGCATACAATGATTTGCTAAAAATATCAAATAAAAATAGAGAAGCTCTTGTAAAATTAGAAATTAATTACTCACAAGCAAGTGATTGATTTAATTTAAAATAA
- a CDS encoding J domain-containing protein, which produces MDELLRFIFRILNVIFIIFIFDLLFGGRRRRNGGRTRNNDNSQSRYSNEDTVGGAGYDQSRSYSDFYQGESQLEQAYQALGLVRGCSLKEVKKRYIELAKKNHPDKNPNKVEAQAEMTKINNAYETIVEDFNRRK; this is translated from the coding sequence ATGGATGAATTATTAAGGTTTATATTTAGAATATTGAATGTTATTTTTATTATTTTTATATTTGATTTACTTTTTGGTGGAAGAAGACGAAGAAATGGAGGAAGAACAAGAAATAATGATAATAGTCAAAGTCGTTATTCAAATGAAGATACAGTTGGAGGAGCAGGTTATGATCAATCAAGATCTTATTCAGATTTTTATCAAGGAGAATCTCAATTAGAACAAGCTTATCAAGCTCTTGGTTTAGTTAGAGGATGTTCTTTAAAGGAAGTTAAGAAAAGATATATAGAGTTGGCTAAAAAAAATCACCCTGATAAAAACCCAAATAAGGTTGAAGCACAAGCAGAAATGACAAAAATTAATAATGCTTATGAAACAATTGTAGAAGATTTTAATAGAAGAAAATAA
- a CDS encoding DnaD domain protein, with protein sequence MDEFSYRVVLKNIIDSSNNKIITYLYQPIIGSKAVSLYFTLINESYIISEFKTITLSNTRLSKITGISKNILSKYFKKLEALGLLRTLENKSKNTIIFNIYSPLEPVEFFNNKVFNNALLSKIKKEDYELIRFTFRDEGELTLESGYKDTSSKFVEVFGEIEELKTSEAAMIKAKPKRTNALLKGLDYANLLNALKKEDITISENDEIIKKAIEDVFGSYNISQFEIKEIIKKIYEKDSCSFSNSKFYKEVAKLIFKKEEFSETIPEFDVELNMLKQKNQKLSEMETIEPEEYLLALLISKDKKIKQLDKKFEEIIEILQNKYKLRNGVINCLFDFVFLKNKGQIVPNYIYKIASTMSENGFKKAPEAFEYLKVAHQKSKVNIKSNINLKPELSSKWDDALNKETYKIEVKEDLTFDKLDWGEY encoded by the coding sequence ATGGATGAGTTTAGTTACAGAGTTGTTCTTAAAAATATAATAGATAGTTCAAATAATAAAATAATAACTTACTTGTATCAGCCAATAATAGGATCAAAAGCAGTTTCGTTGTATTTCACATTAATAAATGAATCTTATATAATAAGTGAATTTAAAACAATAACCTTATCAAATACCAGATTATCTAAAATAACAGGAATTTCTAAAAATATATTGTCTAAATATTTCAAGAAATTAGAAGCTCTTGGTTTATTAAGAACTTTAGAAAATAAAAGTAAAAATACAATAATATTTAATATATATTCACCTTTAGAACCAGTAGAATTTTTTAACAATAAAGTATTTAATAATGCTTTATTGAGCAAAATAAAAAAAGAAGATTATGAATTAATTAGATTTACTTTTAGAGATGAAGGAGAGTTAACTTTAGAAAGTGGTTACAAAGATACTTCATCCAAATTTGTTGAAGTTTTTGGAGAGATTGAAGAATTAAAAACATCTGAAGCTGCTATGATTAAAGCTAAACCAAAAAGAACAAATGCTTTATTAAAAGGTTTAGATTATGCTAATTTACTTAATGCTTTAAAAAAAGAAGATATTACTATTAGTGAAAATGATGAAATCATTAAAAAGGCAATTGAAGATGTTTTTGGTTCTTATAATATTAGTCAATTTGAAATAAAAGAAATTATTAAAAAAATTTATGAAAAGGATTCTTGCTCTTTTAGTAACTCAAAATTTTATAAAGAAGTTGCAAAACTTATCTTTAAAAAAGAGGAATTCTCTGAAACAATCCCAGAATTTGATGTTGAATTAAATATGTTAAAACAAAAAAATCAAAAATTAAGTGAAATGGAAACAATTGAACCAGAAGAATATTTATTAGCTTTATTAATTTCTAAAGATAAAAAAATAAAACAGTTAGATAAAAAATTTGAAGAAATAATTGAAATTTTACAAAATAAATATAAATTAAGAAATGGAGTTATCAATTGTTTATTTGATTTTGTTTTCTTAAAAAATAAAGGTCAAATAGTTCCGAACTATATTTATAAAATTGCTTCTACAATGTCTGAAAATGGCTTTAAAAAAGCTCCTGAGGCATTTGAATATTTAAAAGTTGCTCATCAAAAATCAAAAGTTAATATTAAATCTAATATTAATTTAAAACCAGAATTAAGTTCAAAATGAGATGATGCTTTAAATAAAGAAACTTATAAAATTGAAGTTAAAGAAGATTTGACATTTGATAAATTAGATTGAGGAGAATATTAG
- the thiI gene encoding tRNA uracil 4-sulfurtransferase ThiI → MKNVLIRYGELTLKGNNRNTFISKLIQNIKFKLKKYKEIIVYKKDHNNLVLEIKEQSKLDEICSILQNIFGIYSLSIVEIVEKNEEIILNKTLEICKNHLGTFKVEVERKDKGFAINSQELKTKIAVNILKNNQNIKVDVHNPELKLTVIIKHNGAFIFTSRISALKGLPVGVSSKGLSLLSGGIDSPVASYLTLKRGMQVDFLHFMTPPHTSKEALDKVFKLASKIEKYNQANFSLYVCDFSMILKELMHIKEESYRITIMRRIFIRIANKLSNIIGAQAIITGESLGQVASQTIESIHVINQVSDLPILRPVLTYDKEEIIEISKKIDTYETSILPFDDVCSMYVPKNPVTKPKTFIAIKQEESLLLDEMIEYTVKNLIKIYIWREGELVEK, encoded by the coding sequence ATGAAAAACGTATTAATAAGATATGGAGAATTAACTTTAAAAGGAAATAATAGAAATACTTTTATAAGTAAGTTAATACAAAATATCAAATTTAAGCTTAAGAAATATAAAGAAATTATAGTTTATAAAAAAGATCACAATAACTTAGTTTTAGAAATAAAAGAACAATCAAAATTAGATGAAATATGTAGTATACTGCAAAATATCTTTGGAATATACTCTTTGTCAATAGTTGAAATTGTTGAAAAAAATGAAGAAATTATTTTAAACAAAACTTTGGAAATATGCAAAAATCATTTAGGCACTTTTAAAGTTGAAGTTGAAAGAAAAGATAAAGGCTTTGCAATAAATTCTCAGGAGCTAAAGACAAAAATTGCTGTAAATATATTAAAAAATAATCAAAATATTAAAGTAGATGTTCACAATCCAGAATTAAAATTAACAGTTATTATAAAACATAATGGTGCTTTTATATTTACATCTAGAATTAGTGCTTTAAAAGGACTTCCTGTTGGAGTAAGTAGTAAGGGATTATCATTGCTTAGTGGAGGAATTGATTCACCAGTTGCAAGCTATTTAACTTTAAAGAGAGGAATGCAAGTTGATTTCTTACATTTTATGACACCTCCCCATACTTCTAAAGAAGCATTGGACAAAGTTTTTAAATTAGCAAGTAAAATAGAAAAATATAATCAAGCTAATTTTTCACTTTATGTTTGTGATTTCTCTATGATCTTAAAAGAGTTAATGCACATTAAAGAAGAATCATACAGAATTACAATTATGAGAAGAATATTTATCAGAATTGCAAACAAGTTATCAAATATTATAGGAGCACAAGCAATAATTACAGGTGAATCATTAGGACAAGTTGCAAGTCAAACCATTGAATCAATTCATGTTATAAATCAAGTATCTGATTTACCAATATTAAGACCAGTGTTAACATATGATAAAGAAGAAATTATAGAAATATCAAAAAAAATAGATACATATGAAACATCAATATTGCCTTTTGATGATGTGTGTTCAATGTATGTTCCCAAAAATCCTGTTACAAAACCAAAAACATTTATAGCTATTAAACAAGAAGAAAGTTTACTATTAGATGAAATGATTGAGTATACTGTTAAAAATTTAATTAAAATATATATATGAAGAGAAGGTGAGTTAGTTGAAAAATAG
- the dnaE gene encoding DNA polymerase III subunit alpha, whose protein sequence is MEYLNLFNVQSCYNFLNSTIRIEDYLNFLKLNNHDFAFYADKNTMYGAAEFYEKAKEKKLKPVIGLSFDLSFGNILIYAKNNKGFEEISYISSYINQNDKINLEHLESLFWKTISNDLIVISSFSVENVDKYLEKFKSILSDKNFYIGITKHNSSYFKKHSNVVFANEINFLHENEYPVYKTLIAIKEGKLITELSNLEKNYYFSKELISNYIKVENHVNNISKITSLIDIENIFNYEKHFLKYPNSKKMPSKEYLKIICEELLEEYLLLKNILDKKLYKTRLYYELEVINKMGFEDYFLIVHDIIYECIRLKILYGPGRGSAAGSLVAFLLKITKLDPIEWKLLFERFLNIDRITLPDIDLDFQDDRREEILEYLFNKYGKNHFATITTFQTIGIKNALRDCGRIFDVSINDINHMTKQINEKNIKDLSLALEDSETLRKYKEKYPQIFEISEKIIGLPRQTGTHAAGVVFSNIDLYKVVPTKIGINGISQTQFSMNYLEEIGLIKTDILGLRNLSIIQEILRNIKIVDKVDVVLENIPLNDKKTFELLRNGDTSGIFQLESPGMTDVLIKMKVNSVDDIALTSALYRPGPQDNIPLFIERKNNKELKYSIDKNIEDILQPTFGIIVYQEQIMEILQRVASMSLSKADVVRRAIGKKDKNLMAQFKEEFIQSAIKNQYTSNKATEIWAYIEKFALYGFNKSHAIAYSLISYWMAYLKANYKSSFYCSLLNGSIRNEVKTSQYLNEIKNAGFNINPPTIKNPNSVYIYHNNMINIPLNVIKYIGPEFLKNIKELFKTNKTAFNNILLFIGNMKDKGLTEQRYIALVYSGAFDCFGFSRKDLILKKDQIFNLASTATLLNDPDIILELEKRKDKPEEIIGFEKEYLGFFVSSHPLSIIRKKIINGDKLRTLNTLKNEGVICEVLINIENIVTKKDKNGNQMAFLDIADETEIMMITVFSSVYDSFKTKLNLGKNLIIKIKTQKFNNKINAVLLEVIKEI, encoded by the coding sequence ATGGAGTATTTAAATTTATTTAATGTTCAAAGTTGTTATAATTTCTTAAATTCTACAATTAGAATAGAAGATTATTTGAATTTTTTAAAGTTAAATAATCATGATTTTGCCTTTTATGCTGATAAGAATACAATGTATGGTGCTGCAGAGTTTTATGAAAAAGCAAAAGAAAAAAAACTTAAACCAGTTATTGGATTAAGTTTTGATTTATCTTTTGGAAATATTTTAATATATGCAAAAAATAATAAGGGTTTTGAAGAAATAAGTTATATTAGTTCTTATATTAATCAAAATGACAAAATTAATTTAGAACACTTAGAAAGTCTATTTTGAAAAACAATATCTAATGATCTTATAGTTATATCTAGTTTTTCAGTTGAAAATGTTGATAAATATTTAGAAAAATTTAAATCAATATTAAGTGATAAAAATTTCTATATAGGGATTACAAAACATAATTCTTCTTATTTTAAAAAGCACTCTAATGTAGTTTTTGCAAATGAAATTAACTTTCTTCATGAAAATGAATATCCAGTTTATAAAACTTTGATTGCAATTAAAGAAGGAAAATTAATTACAGAACTTTCAAATTTAGAAAAAAATTATTATTTTTCAAAAGAGTTAATTTCAAATTATATAAAAGTTGAAAATCATGTAAATAATATTTCAAAAATTACTTCTTTAATTGATATTGAAAATATTTTCAATTATGAAAAGCATTTTTTAAAATATCCAAATAGTAAAAAAATGCCCTCAAAAGAATACTTAAAAATAATATGTGAAGAACTATTAGAAGAATATTTGTTATTAAAAAATATTTTAGATAAAAAACTTTATAAAACTAGATTATATTATGAATTAGAAGTTATTAATAAGATGGGTTTTGAAGATTATTTTTTAATAGTTCATGACATAATTTATGAGTGCATTAGATTAAAGATTTTATATGGTCCAGGTAGAGGATCTGCTGCAGGAAGTTTAGTAGCATTTCTTTTAAAAATTACAAAATTAGATCCAATTGAGTGAAAACTTTTGTTTGAAAGATTCTTAAATATAGATAGAATAACACTTCCAGATATTGATCTTGATTTTCAAGATGATAGAAGAGAAGAAATTTTAGAGTATCTATTTAATAAGTATGGAAAAAATCATTTTGCAACAATAACAACTTTTCAAACAATTGGAATAAAAAATGCCTTGCGTGATTGTGGAAGAATTTTTGATGTGTCTATAAATGATATAAATCATATGACAAAACAAATTAATGAAAAAAATATAAAGGATTTATCGCTTGCTTTAGAAGATAGTGAAACACTTAGAAAGTATAAAGAAAAATATCCTCAAATTTTTGAAATAAGTGAAAAAATAATTGGACTGCCAAGACAAACTGGAACTCATGCAGCTGGAGTTGTATTCTCAAATATAGATTTATATAAAGTTGTTCCAACAAAAATTGGTATTAATGGAATCTCTCAAACTCAATTCTCAATGAACTATTTAGAAGAAATAGGTTTAATTAAAACAGATATTTTAGGTCTAAGAAATCTTTCAATAATTCAAGAGATTTTGAGAAACATTAAAATAGTAGATAAAGTGGATGTAGTTTTAGAAAACATTCCTTTAAATGACAAAAAAACATTTGAACTCTTAAGAAATGGAGATACAAGTGGTATATTTCAATTAGAATCACCTGGAATGACAGATGTTTTGATAAAAATGAAAGTTAACTCAGTTGATGATATAGCATTAACTAGTGCTTTATATAGACCAGGACCTCAAGATAATATTCCTTTATTTATTGAAAGAAAAAATAATAAAGAATTAAAATACTCTATTGATAAAAATATAGAAGATATATTACAACCAACTTTTGGAATTATAGTTTATCAAGAACAAATTATGGAGATTTTGCAAAGAGTAGCAAGTATGAGTTTAAGTAAAGCAGATGTTGTTAGACGAGCAATTGGTAAAAAAGATAAGAATTTAATGGCTCAATTTAAAGAAGAATTTATACAATCAGCAATTAAAAATCAATATACTAGTAATAAGGCAACAGAAATTTGAGCTTATATTGAGAAATTTGCTTTATATGGATTTAATAAATCACATGCCATTGCATACTCATTAATAAGTTATTGAATGGCATATTTAAAAGCAAATTATAAATCATCTTTTTATTGTTCTTTATTAAATGGTTCAATTAGAAATGAAGTTAAAACCTCACAGTATTTAAATGAAATAAAGAATGCAGGATTTAATATAAATCCCCCAACAATTAAAAATCCAAATAGTGTGTATATTTATCATAACAATATGATAAATATACCTTTAAATGTAATAAAATATATTGGTCCAGAATTTTTGAAAAATATTAAAGAGCTATTTAAAACAAATAAAACAGCATTTAACAATATTCTTTTATTTATTGGAAATATGAAAGATAAGGGATTGACCGAACAAAGATACATTGCTTTAGTTTATTCAGGAGCATTTGATTGCTTTGGTTTCTCAAGAAAAGATTTAATATTGAAAAAAGATCAGATATTTAATTTAGCTTCAACAGCAACTTTATTAAATGATCCAGATATTATTTTGGAATTAGAAAAAAGAAAAGATAAACCAGAAGAGATAATTGGTTTTGAAAAAGAATATTTAGGTTTTTTTGTATCATCTCATCCATTATCAATTATTAGAAAAAAAATAATAAATGGAGATAAACTAAGAACATTAAATACTTTGAAAAATGAAGGAGTTATTTGTGAAGTTTTAATTAATATAGAAAATATTGTCACTAAAAAAGATAAGAATGGCAATCAAATGGCATTTTTAGACATTGCAGATGAAACTGAAATAATGATGATAACAGTATTTTCATCTGTTTATGATAGTTTTAAAACCAAATTAAATTTAGGTAAAAATTTAATTATTAAAATAAAAACTCAAAAATTTAATAATAAAATAAATGCGGTTTTACTTGAAGTTATTAAAGAGATATAA